Below is a window of Molothrus aeneus isolate 106 chromosome 14, BPBGC_Maene_1.0, whole genome shotgun sequence DNA.
tattttcactttataataaataatttattattatttattatatgaaTGAGAGGAGGTATGGATAGTGTTTCCACAGAGAGTTAAATTCTTCTCAGGCCACAGGGAACAGTTTTCACAGAAGTCCCCTGAAGAGCCATCAGTCTGATAAGCTGGTACCCAGTTAGTGCAACTCCACCATACAGATCTTTTGGTACTTTCATGAACCCAAGGAGAAATCAATAAAATAGTTCCAGTGGGTACAAATATGGCCCATTTATAACCTACACAGGAATATAgcaaagattttatttatggccacaagtaaaataaacagaatcATACCACAAAGTTCTGAGACCTACTAAGAGAGAAGTCAAGTAAGATGAGAGCAAGAAATTACCCCAGATAATCCCCTTTTCCTTGTGACTGAGTCAGAGCAACACTTTGCACTTGTACAGTATCTCTCAGTGTGGAATTTCAAAGGGCTTTAATGGTACTGGGCAATTCCATCTAATTTAGCAACCAATGCACAGAGATGGTGTCTTATCCAAATCAAACACTACATGTCAAAGAGTAAAAGCTCTTCTACTGGTACCACTGTCTTCATAAAGTAGGCACTAGTGGTGgtatttgctggttttgggtGTCCACATGCCATGATAATGCAAACTCATGTTAACTAAAATGGCACACAACCTGGATTCTGGATTGTCTTGTTCACAGGCTTCTGTACAGGCCACAGGCCCATTCCTTACACCTAAGGTCTGGAGGACAGcactttatttcttaaaaattattaactcAAATAATTGTCATTGTGAAAGACATTATAAAGGTTTTAACAGGCAAAAAACCATACTTGGTTGTTTTACTGCTAATAAATATATGATCAAGTCCACACTTTGCTAGTAAACATACTTGATACAATGTATGCAATTTTACATAAGAACTGTAAAATGTAGATAAAAGAGTAAAGAGATTCTGGCAAATTGTTTTGTTGGACAATGCCCTTTTCTGACCCAcagatggggcaactgagaggcattttaaaaacttttattccattttcagtctcatgagaagggtgagacaatacagatgttataattcatgctatcacaatcagaagccagCTATTTCTTCTTTACAAACCTATTTCCCACATTGTTCcatataaaaatttttaaaactggggtttttttccataacaAGACACTTCCTCACGTACAATTTCTTTGTAAAAGGTATTAGTCATTTCAAGGTCTGGCTTACCTATGCTATAGAACCCAGCTTCTGCAAGTTGCTCCTTGTCAACAGGATATATCCAAGATAAAAATGTTTGTAAACGTTTTCCATATTTTGCCATAGAGGGATTCCTTGGGTGCTGTGCATTGTTCAGACCACTTATAGCAAGCTCAGAAGAAATAGATTCACTTGAAACATTTCCTACATCCCGGCCGAGGACAAAAAGGCATTTGGGAAAATGCCTCTTGTGTTCTGACCAAGCCCTGTCACCGGGTTCCCAGTTCTTCAATTTTCCACCACAACAAAAACATGCCACTTGGTCACCAACACCTGTATAATAAAATCCAGCATTAGCTAATTCCTGTGGTGTCAGCTGGCCATTGAGGGGCCAGTTGTGAAAAGACTTTAATCTTGTTTCTTCACTGCACATAGCAGGATTTTTAGGATACAAACTATCTGACATATCCACAACCTGCCTAGTTCTCAAAAGGAAATCTGCCTCCACATCAGGGTCATCCAGAGCACACGGGAGGGCTGAATTGCTGGTACCATTTTCAGTTCTATTCTGGGAGTTCTGGGTAATAGGATCCATGTCACTTTCCAGAAAAGCAGATTCAGTAATAAACTTGCAGTTGGGGGCAAGCTGTTTGTGTCTCTCAGCTGGAGAATCCCCAGGCACCCATTCTTCAACAGTTGTATGGCAACTGAAGCACTTCACTTTGTCACCTTCTCCAGTATAAACAAAGCCAGCTTGGGCTAGAgccagcacagaaacaggacAGTCCTGTGGAAATCCCACAAAAGTTCCCCGTCGCTCACGTTCCTGTGCCCATTCCTGGGCCCCGTTGGTGTCCGCAGAGGCTCCCGAGCTCTGGGGGACATTACACATCATTTCTTCACAGGCAGAGCTCCCCTGCAGGGCTCCTAAACAAAGAACATATGTTTGAATTTCCCAGACAGGAGGATAGATCATACCCATATGCAACCCTGGAAAATGGCTAAAATCAATTACCATCCTTTATGTATTAAAATAACaactcctcctcttctcccccaTTTCACCCTTGCCTGCATTATCTGCCACATAGAGGCAAACACCAAGgtattaaaaccaaaataacaaaaagtttgtaaagaaaagcagaaagatcaaGATGTCTTAGAGGCCTTTAAACATTTACCTGGAGAACACACAGGTTTATAGCTTCAAAAGTATGTTCTATTTCTTAAGAAAgattgcaagaatgaaatcaaCAAAATACTAATAAAAGTTCTGGCCAAAATCATGCCAAAAGGCTTCTGAACCTGAAATACAAAGTtactaaatttaaaatactgatcTGAGCCAGACCATAGTTGCAAGATTTTAGAGCTCAATTCTCAAACACAACTATATATTAACCTCATATGAAGGCCATCACATCCCTGCCCATTACAGGTGGGCAGACACTGGTAAAACAgtaatcaaaaagaaaaaagcttttttacttttcttataTTGCAAAGACACACCTCACTTTATATTTTAACAAAGTATCTTGTGAAATTAACTATCAGATATTTCACTGACCAAAGTGCTGGGCATTGCTGTAAAGATCAGTGTGTTGGGGCTCCCCAGCACCAGTGCTCATGTCCAGCATACTGCTTCCACTTTTCCACACACTGCCTACACCCTCTAGAGAAACTCCTGTGCCTCTGCCATCACCAcagcttttcctcccttccctacCTGAAGGAATGTCATTCTTCTTAGCACTTGTCACACATTCCTACCCCTGCCTATACTTTTCCAGGGTGAGTACCAACTACCAGTTCTGCCTCATGTCCCTTTTGTGCCAGaaggctgctcagagcactTGGACAAGCCCCATCTTTGCTGAGGATGAAACAAAGCAACTTGGCTACAGCAGGTCTTGTGCAAGAACCACAGAGAATTGACAGTCATCACCTTCATCCCAACATGGATGGAGTCAAAGCACAGTAAACATTCATCTCTTGTCCTGACAAGTGCAGTGATACTATTAACTTAAAAAGTCTTGGCTATTGCTGATACACATCTTAAAGTGGTAAATTAAATTATGAGACTGCCCAAATAAACTTCATAGAACAAAGCACTAATAGTTCAGCAATTAGCAAAAGAAAGGCATGTAAGGAAGAACAGAGTATGTACTTAACTGAACAAGTgttcttctctattttctaTAAGAATCCTGAAATATATCTATTTCCAGTCTGTATAAGGTAGGCCAGCACACAAAAATACAGCTTCCTCAAAACCTGCATTAATATTGATTATACGTTCTGGAACGTCAATGCAGATGTCACAATGATTACTTCTATAACACCACATTTAGCTTCTACAAAACCTTTTTTAGGTTTCAaaaaggggaggaggaaattAAAATGCCTGTGTATTGCAGGATTGCTGCATCCTCTGTCAAGATGACAAAGATAATTAGGCTATGAGCAGGTGAAGAAAACGTGACATCAGACACCTGGCATGGCTGCTTCATATAATCATGGATCCACGACTGAGCACCAGCCTCAATTCCTTCTGTCTGTCAGTTCATGACTAATGTAATAACACTACAAATTATACTGTGGCTTTCTGTTTTAGCAAATTCAAAAATAGCATCTGAATAAATCGCACTGACTGACCTACAAATCTGACCTATATGCTTGTTTCGACTTTGAAGGgtaaagaaacccaaaccaggAATTACATTTAGTAATATGAAAGGTGCCATAAAACATGTGTTTTAATATACATACATCTATTGAAAacaattgttttttttaaataaaatcttaaaagtTTTTATGTTTATTGTTAATGTTTATTTCCTTATAAAACCTTACTTTAAAGCCTCTAGAACTGTTCCTGTAAAGATCTCAAGTGACCTTAAGCATCTATCACTACTACACTGCATTCATGAAAGAATTGGTATTACTCAAAACCAGTTAGCTGCACAGTAATTTCCTTATCTGTGTGCCTGAAAGACTTTCTACAAGAACACAAACAAAGCCTACCTCACATCCTTCAAAGACTCCTTCTCAAACTGTCCattgaaaaaaccaaaacaaatgtaTATGGCTTTTGCTGCATGAATAGCAGTATACCTCTATTTCTATTGTATATATATAGAAATGAGTtctgaaacagtgaaaaaaaatcttcctacttaaattttttacattttagttttttattttatgtacatTAGTTTTTTTCTACAATGCTATGAATACTTCAAAAATCCTTCTGTTAACATggtgaataaaaaagaaattatgccCTCTCCATGGtgataatgaaaatatttgccaCATTTGGATTCTCTGGAGTCAGTCCTCACAATCAAAACAGTATGAAAAGCATGTACCAAGAGAGCAATAAGTACTGACATAGAAGGTACAATCACAACAGATCAATTCTTTAATATGAACTAGCTGCTTTTTCAAATTATATCAACCACATCATTTAATCATGATCACTTGGAGCAGAAAGGTTCAAGTATCATTCTAAAAGCCTCATCTAACTCCTGCAATGACAGAAGCAGGGCCAGTCCCTCCCAGGAAGAGGCAAGGTTTGACAATGCTCCGGCCACACCATGAAGCCTTCCCTTCCAACAGCCCTTGAAACATGGCTGGTTTACATTTCACTGTAGTTTTATCTATGAGAAACATCTTTATCAAGCATTGACGCAAATTCCTTGCCTGTGTAACTACTGTTTTATATACAACATTAGTACTACCTTAAATAAAGTATCAtgttcaattatttttatttcaaacaacCTTTAAAAGCAACAACTCAAAGTGTAAAATTACAGCTAGCTTAGGAAAACTACTTCTGCACATGTTTTTTAGCAGCTGCATAACTCCAGTTAGTTGGAATAATGATCTAGAACAATATCTGGCACCATAACAGCACTCAGACAGATATTAACTGTAGCAGAAAAATGAGTGAGGgtaattttttaatagtttaCAGCTAAGAAACTCACAAAAACCTGCCACCTAAGATGGGCACACAAGACTTTACAATATATACCAGTAGCCAACCTGAAGTCAGAGTATACTCCATGCATACTGAAGTTAATGAAGCCATTTTGCATAGGTCTTAATCAACCACATGTGAATTAAAGGTAGAAGCTCCAGAAATGTTAAAGATCATATTCACTTATAAAAGCTAGATATTTCAACTATTATTGAAgcattatatatattttatacagtGAGTAAACAAGTCAATTTTAGCCTGAAGGGCTTCCAGAAGCTAAGCCAAGCTTAATCCTGATTTTACACATCAGAAGGCTATTTGCCACAAGACACCACCCACTTTCAACCTGAATTAGCAATCTGTATAGCCTACTGATTatgtttcagaagaaaaagtagAGACAAAAATATATAGCAAAAATGTTAACTtattcaaaatgcaaaattgtACATTGTGGATCTGCAAAACAAACATGTTtaattcagctttaaaaatattaagaggTATTGATTTTATGCAAAAATACAATATGATCATATTACCTAGATTTGAAAAGCTTCAAAGGAAATATACTTAAAAGGGAAAAGTGAATTTTGTACATTTCACTAGATGTGATTATTTCCATCCTTAACCCCAAACTAGATTGGTATTACAAGgagttatttttaattcatttacaTGACTAGCATGGCAGTAACCTCCAAGTCAGAAATCTCCTTGCACAGCCTCATGTTCCTGACCAAAGGGTACATGCTAGTATTTACTGTTGGCTGAATTTTGAAATGTGAGTAGTGCACCAAGTAAATATCAAACAGAACATACTGTACCAGCTGACACACAGATTATGCATATGTCACTTCAATGAACTTCAATTTCTGCTTGCTCAGCTGCAATTAGATCAAGGAAGGGCATGCTGCTAACTGAACACCTACTTATAAAGATTAAAATTACCACAAACATGATATATTTAAACAGAGTGTGAAAATTTCAGGGTATTTATATAATTATCAagagccatttaaaaaaaagttctgtttagatatttttgatttattttagaaagagGGTGTGTATCTACAGAATGCCTCCTGACTCAATGCCAAAGCTTACATAACCCTATCAGCTCAGCTTTATTTGTCTGTTCTTCCAACAGGTCCTGCTTAGCCTCCCATCATGGTTTGTCATCACAGGAAATCAGTCAGCTGCTCAAGGTTCTAGTAGGCTATTATATCCTCCTAATTTTTGACTTAAGTCACAAAGACTTTCATGCTCTCCCTGTCTTCAAAATGTACATAACCAGGCCAACAGAAACATACTATTCTGAGAACTATTTACACACTGTGATTTTCTTCATGAAGAAGTCCTATGGGTATGgaatagagaaataaaaaaaaaaaaaagatgacttCATGGCTGCTAagggcagagaaagaaaattcttttggAGAACTTCCAAGTTAAATGTCATCAGAACTTTAGCTGTATGTATGAGAGGGAAGGAGTAAATACCAGCTTCTATAGGAAAAACTGGCATGCTCTAGCCTAAGTAAGATACTGCTCTTGTGgctaagaaacaaaaaaaaaacccactcagtCAACAGGGGTTATTAAAAAGAACAGCCATCAGTAAAAAATGCCTATTAGAATCTGCAGTGCCCTGAGATGCACCTTTCCTGATGAGCTGAGCTACGGCTTTTAGTGCTACATCCTTGTTTcacaaataatttaaacttCTAGTTGAAGAAAACCATGGACAAAGAGGGCGTTTTTCATCAGGGAGATATTATGATAAGAAACAGCAACATGATTCATGCCACAGCAGAACTGCTGAATCTCCTGGATTCTAAGGCAAAGCTGGAGAAGCACCGGGCAGGCACCTCCTGCCTCAGCCTCTGGCGAGGGCGTTCCCTGCCCCGCCCGTGCCGCCACCCGCAGCAGCCGCGCTGCGCTCATGGCTCAGACacggagctgctctgggggagaaCAGCACCCCGATACTCACTAGCACCGGGGGAGAACAGCACCCCGATACTCACTAGCACCGGGGGAGAACAGCACCCCGATACTCACTAGCACCGGGAGAGAACAGCACCCCGATACTCACTAGCACCGGGGGAGAACAGCACCCCGATACTCACTAGCACCGGGGGAGAACAGCACCCTGATACTCACTAGCACCGGGGGAGAACAGCACCCCGATACTCACTAGCACTGGGGGAGAACAGCACCCTGATACTCAGCTGtactgagagagaacagcaccCCGATACTCACTAGCACCGGGGGAGAACAGCACCCCGATACTCACTAGCACCGGGGGAGAACAGCACCCTGATACTCACTAGCACCGGGGGAGAACAGCACCCTGATACTCAGCTGtactgagagagaacagcaccCCGATACTCACTAGCACTGGGGGAGAACAGCACCCTAATACTCAGCTGtactgagagagaacagcaccCCGATACTCACTAGCACTGGGGGAGAACAGCACCCCAATACCTTCTGGGGTCACAGCAGGAATGCTGCGCTATTAGAATAGGAAGaatatgcatatatacatacatatacatccATATATAAACTGTATTTATACACACATAGCCCTCATCATCTTGTAAACTTGGAAATCTCTCTTGGATTATccattatattttacttttatccattatattttacttttaactttGACTTCTAAGGAACACGTTCTGAGGAACTAATTCTAATATTTTACccaaaacaaaatatgaaagTTGTTCCTGTTGAAAACACTCTGcttgcctttttatttaataagaAACTCTTCAAATCATTGAAAGGGAAGGGCAATAATCTGCAAGACATGTGCAGCTTCATTTTACATTTGATACGATAGCAGTGACACTCAATTCAAGCTTTGCAGCATGCCTTCTTCATCTTAACAGCCTTTCAGTCTTCACACACAGCtacatttttcatgtttaaaaatCTTGTGGTCTCTTGAGCTTGACTTTAAATCATCATGCTCAGAACATCTTGGATTAGAACTCTGTAAAAAAGACCCCatgctatgaaaaaaaaaagcagcaaaggacTGGACACTGTTAAACAAAACAATACAAAAGGTACTCACAACAGTTTTCCCTAAGGAATTAGTATCCAATCAGACCAAGTATATTAATGGTTAATCAAAGCAGATACTGGTTTCATTGCTATTTTCCACCAATCTTTAGAACAAAGTCCAATATTTACATTCCTgttggtagaaaaaaaaaaaaaaaggtttctaaCCTCTTTCACATAACCTTCAGCATTGTTTGTGAAGCCACAACTTCAAAGCTATGCCcaaaaaaaccattttaaaattctgtccCTTGGACAAGTAATCCAAATTAAAACATAATCTAAAGCTGAAAGAGTCTGAGGTCAGGGAAACTCTGAAATGTTGTTAGATGTTTTACTAAAACTAGTGAGGGACATAAATTGGGGATACTCCTTAACAtccaaagaacaaaacaaaatcctgtAATTAAAAACTAGAAGGcagcaaaaaggagaaaaaatgtaaaGCAGACAGTTAAATCCCATGATCTAGACTTCTCTCTCCTAGGAAATTCTGTGTTTGATTATAAACTGGATTTCTGGAACTcttcagctccctgcagctgtacCACCTATCTTGGGAGGACAGCAACAGAGAGAAGTCCTATCACAGGTACACACTGGCAGAAATGAAATCCATTTTCATACTTCTAAAACTGAGATATGAACACACATTTCCTTACTTTTCTGATAACAAATGCAAGTCTGTTTCATATCAGTGGGAGCagtcaaaaaaacccacaccaacCATCCTCATCagcattcttttatttttgctgctgaCTGCAAAGGGCAAGGTCAGAGGAGATGCAGAACAATCATTAACTTATTCCTTTGCCCTTCTTGGCCCTTGCTGTAGGTGCCAAGCTTTTCATAACAGGAAGTACTTGGGATTCTTTAAAGGACCTCAAAGAAAACTGCAAACCAGTCAAGTAGATAGCAAAaggaagcaattaaaaaattaaaaatatccagATAAAAGCTTAACCAGCCAATTCATCACACAAAAACCTGTTTTCTTAGAGACAATACTTCACTGTTCTCTGTTACATGAGTGATTTACTTCAATGAGTAATTACGTAAATCTGTATCCTACTGCTCTTTGTccaggtattaaaaaaaaggtatttgacaaaaaggtaaaagaggttttttcctaaagttggttgcttttccttcaaaattGGTCTACTCTAAGATCTTGTAGTTTCTAGATGTTCATTTAGGAAACTAAATTCTCCCAGTTAGCTACATGAAGTATTTGCATTAAAATTGCAATTTAAGAATGTAGCAGTAAAGGGATAATGAAAGTAGTGCTGCAAACACGTCTGCATTTTGCAGTAGATACAGATTAAAAACAGTGCAAAAATTACCCAAACCAAAATGCATACTTACACCCATTTATAGGGCTTTCAGCAGGAAGACAGAAGCATCAGACAAGTAGTACAGAAGCAGAAATACACTTACTGTTAAAGAGAAATATATAAGCATATAATCAAAGACATTGTGCAAAAGAGAACTGCTTGAACTTAAATtaccactggaaaaaaattactttgaatgAACTTGTCCCTATAGAATTCTTAATAACTGCTGTAATCgaacaaaactgcatttttattaacAAGAAGCAGTTCTAGAAAGTGATCGGccgaataaaaattaaaataataaaagagtGGGCAAGGAGAGATAATATTCAAATATGTCAAAAGAACCACAGAGACCACAGAAGCGCTTATTAGCATAGAACATTTTTCATTCACTTTCGCCAAGAGCAGCACTGAAGGTTCGAGCCGGGGCACGGCTCGGGACGGGGTCTGGGCTCCGccggagcagccccggcccggcccggccgctcccgcgggcggcggcgcgccCGTCCCCATGGCAACGCTTCACCGGCCGGGACCTCCCGCCCGCGCCGGCAGCGcccgggggcagcggcggccgcaCCGGCCCTCGGCATCGCCGGCACCGCCGTGAGGGCAGAACCGAGGGACCGAGCCCCCCGCTCCAGGCGGAGAGCCCCGCCGAGCCGCCCGAAGTAGAGAAAGCCCCCATCGCGGGCAGCCAGGGAGCCCGGCCCCCCTCCGGGTCccaccgccgccgccccggTCCCGCCGCTGCCGCGGCACTCACCGAACGCATCCCATCCTGTCCGGTCCGGTCCCCGGCACCGGAGCCGCTCTCGGCAGCGCTGTCATCAGAAGATGGCGGCTCCCGGCAGGCTCAGCGCCTGGGGTGGagcagcgccccctgccgggcCGGTGGGGGCACGGCGGGCGGGCTCCCGCCGGCGGAGGGCGGCGCGTGGCGGCAGCGGGAGGGAGTGCAGAGCGGCGCCTCAGCCCGCGGCCCCTCAGCACGGCGGCCTCTCAGCACCGCTCCGCGTTCCCCTCAGCCCCCGCAGCCCCTTCGGTCCCCACTGCCCCGCTTCTCATTCCATTCAGCCGCCACAACCCCCTCAGTTTCCTCGGCCACACTCCTCAGCTCCTTCCGTTTGTCCGTCCGTTCAGTGCCTCACTTCCCAGCGCTCCCGGCTCCGTGCCGGCCTCGCCTCTCCTCCCTCAGCGCCTCCAGCAGCCCTTTCATGTCACACCATCTTCTCCAAATGCTCATCCCAGCGCTCTCCTTGCTCTCACCTCTTGTCCCCGCAGAATTACAGCTTGTTGTGATTTAAATCTGTtaaaccataattttttttgagaCTTGAATTTTCCAAATCAGACAGAAACCTCAGGCTATTTTCTTTGGTAGCTGTAGCCAAAACTCATCTAATTATTCTCATGGCTAAGACTAAGGTGGTCCTGAACATTAAAATGTCACTTTAacctttttctggtttttaaaatctcaggTGAGCTCATTGCTGACCCAGCACATTTAACATAGCCAGGGTACTTGGCTGTATGTTGGGGACCTGCTATCCTCAGGAAAACCCAGCGACTTGGAATAATATTCTCAAACCTTTTTGGTTTTCCCCTCGTGCATGTCAACAGTAGGAACTCACTTTTTGCAGACCATATATCCCCAAAGACTTGTGGCAGATAGTGTGGACAATTTCAGGAGAAGCAGTGTAATCATACAATATATTAGAGTGTTTGCAGATTCCAGGGCTTACACTGAAAGCCCTTTTGAGTAAGGATTGCttttcactttgttttccaGCACCTACTGAGACCACAGTTTGATTCAAAGCCTGTAGTTATTACAAGTAACTATAGTATAAGGTAAGTAATGAAAGAGTGACAAACTCACTTtgatcagaaaaaaacatgTAATGATTATTCAGTAATCAAAAACAATACTTAATAACTTAGGATGCAATTCCACATACCACTTGctcttttttcagaaaaga
It encodes the following:
- the XIAP gene encoding E3 ubiquitin-protein ligase XIAP isoform X3, whose amino-acid sequence is MMCNVPQSSGASADTNGAQEWAQERERRGTFVGFPQDCPVSVLALAQAGFVYTGEGDKVKCFSCHTTVEEWVPGDSPAERHKQLAPNCKFITESAFLESDMDPITQNSQNRTENGTSNSALPCALDDPDVEADFLLRTRQVVDMSDSLYPKNPAMCSEETRLKSFHNWPLNGQLTPQELANAGFYYTGVGDQVACFCCGGKLKNWEPGDRAWSEHKRHFPKCLFVLGRDVGNVSSESISSELAISGLNNAQHPRNPSMAKYGKRLQTFLSWIYPVDKEQLAEAGFYSIGNGDHVVCFHCGGGLQEWKENEDPWDQHAKWFPGCRFVRNEKGIEFINNVHLKDGCRDSTTEAAERTIIPKDLSTEEKLRRLQEEKLCKICMDKDISVVFIPCGHLVACKECAQFLNECPLCRKDIMKIQEIFMYS
- the XIAP gene encoding E3 ubiquitin-protein ligase XIAP isoform X1, yielding MMCNVPQSSGASADTNGAQEWAQERERRGTFVGFPQDCPVSVLALAQAGFVYTGEGDKVKCFSCHTTVEEWVPGDSPAERHKQLAPNCKFITESAFLESDMDPITQNSQNRTENGTSNSALPCALDDPDVEADFLLRTRQVVDMSDSLYPKNPAMCSEETRLKSFHNWPLNGQLTPQELANAGFYYTGVGDQVACFCCGGKLKNWEPGDRAWSEHKRHFPKCLFVLGRDVGNVSSESISSELAISGLNNAQHPRNPSMAKYGKRLQTFLSWIYPVDKEQLAEAGFYSIGNGDHVVCFHCGGGLQEWKENEDPWDQHAKWFPGCRFVRNEKGIEFINNVHLKDGCRDSTTEAAERTIIPKDGLLQNPLVQSAIAMGFSLSEIRNTMEKRLQMTGESHTSVEDLVADLSAHKENTRDEEPNEIPVEQDELIQLQNLYLSTEEKLRRLQEEKLCKICMDKDISVVFIPCGHLVACKECAQFLNECPLCRKDIMKIQEIFMYS
- the XIAP gene encoding E3 ubiquitin-protein ligase XIAP isoform X2, which gives rise to MMCNVPQSSGASADTNGAQEWAQERERRGTFVGFPQDCPVSVLALAQAGFVYTGEGDKVKCFSCHTTVEEWVPGDSPAERHKQLAPNCKFITESAFLESDMDPITQNSQNRTENGTSNSALPCALDDPDVEADFLLRTRQVVDMSDSLYPKNPAMCSEETRLKSFHNWPLNGQLTPQELANAGFYYTGVGDQVACFCCGGKLKNWEPGDRAWSEHKRHFPKCLFVLGRDVGNVSSESISSELAISGLNNAQHPRNPSMAKYGKRLQTFLSWIYPVDKEQLAEAGFYSIGNGDHVVCFHCGGGLQEWKENEDPWDQHAKWFPGCRFVRNEKGIEFINNVHLKDGCRDSTTEAAERTIIPKDGLLQNPLVQSAIAMGFSLSEIRNTMEKRLQMTGESHTSVEDLVADLSAHKENTRDEEPNEIPVEQDELIQLQNLCVYFHISSLVCEIFFNVICLFYPLILVLPMVNLQYCKLNLKTFGLGLKKKNQNLNRVLKYLSVAAFINIISKISSIAISQVCNSDRLVCFW